Proteins from a genomic interval of Alteromonas macleodii ATCC 27126:
- the pepQ gene encoding Xaa-Pro dipeptidase, producing the protein MSQHKATYQQHIEELQARTREALQREGLDGLVIHSGQGKRLFLDDNHYPFKVNPQFKAWVPVIDNPNCWLVVNGVDKPTLIFYRPEDFWHKVPPEPNDFWTDSFDIKLLQQADAVEKFLPYDKSRFAYVGEYIEVAKALGFDNVNPDRVLHYLHYQRAYKTDYELDCMREANKLAVAGHKAAEQAFREGKSEFDINLAYAAASRQGDNDVPYTSIVALNEHASILHYMQCDTVAPKESRSFLIDAGANYHGYAADITRTYAQEGVHNSAMFRDLIQAVDKVTLTLVDSLKPGVAYTDIHLLAHDGIAQILHDTGMVNLTPPEIVEMGITRTFFPHGIGHFLGLQVHDVGGLVNDDRGTPKPAPDDHPFLRCTRMVEARQVFTIEPGLYFIDSLLRDLKATPASKYINWDTIDAYKPFGGIRIEDNIIVHRDKNENMTRDLDLN; encoded by the coding sequence ATGTCGCAACATAAAGCAACCTACCAACAGCATATCGAAGAGCTTCAAGCTAGAACTCGCGAAGCACTACAGCGAGAAGGGCTAGACGGACTAGTTATTCACTCAGGGCAGGGCAAACGTCTTTTCTTGGACGATAATCACTACCCATTTAAGGTAAACCCGCAGTTCAAAGCATGGGTGCCTGTTATTGATAACCCTAACTGTTGGCTGGTGGTAAACGGTGTAGACAAGCCTACGCTTATTTTCTATCGCCCTGAAGATTTCTGGCACAAAGTGCCACCAGAGCCAAATGACTTTTGGACTGACAGCTTCGACATTAAACTACTTCAACAGGCCGATGCGGTAGAGAAATTTCTGCCTTACGATAAAAGCCGTTTTGCCTATGTAGGCGAATATATTGAAGTGGCAAAAGCGTTGGGTTTTGACAATGTAAATCCAGACCGCGTGTTGCACTATTTGCACTATCAACGTGCTTATAAAACCGACTATGAACTTGACTGCATGCGTGAAGCTAACAAGCTGGCGGTGGCAGGCCATAAGGCCGCTGAGCAAGCCTTCCGTGAAGGCAAAAGCGAATTTGATATCAATCTTGCCTATGCCGCAGCAAGCCGACAAGGTGACAACGACGTACCATATACCAGTATTGTGGCACTTAACGAGCATGCTTCAATTCTGCATTACATGCAGTGTGATACCGTAGCGCCAAAAGAATCACGTTCGTTTCTGATTGATGCGGGTGCAAATTATCATGGCTATGCGGCAGATATTACACGTACTTACGCTCAAGAAGGTGTTCATAATTCAGCGATGTTCCGCGACCTCATTCAAGCGGTAGATAAGGTAACGCTGACCTTAGTCGATTCGTTAAAGCCGGGTGTAGCCTACACAGACATTCACTTGTTAGCCCACGATGGTATTGCGCAAATTCTTCACGATACCGGCATGGTGAATTTAACGCCACCTGAGATTGTGGAAATGGGGATTACACGCACGTTCTTCCCACATGGCATTGGCCATTTCTTGGGGCTGCAGGTACACGATGTGGGCGGATTGGTTAATGATGACAGAGGCACGCCTAAGCCTGCTCCTGATGATCACCCGTTCTTGCGCTGCACGCGTATGGTAGAAGCGCGTCAAGTGTTCACTATTGAGCCGGGCCTGTACTTCATCGATAGTCTACTGCGCGACCTTAAAGCGACGCCTGCGTCTAAGTACATTAACTGGGATACCATTGATGCATACAAACCGTTTGGCGGCATTCGCATTGAAGACAACATTATTGTGCATCGCGATAAGAACGAGAACATGACACGAGATTTGGACTTAAATTAA